Proteins found in one Mucilaginibacter inviolabilis genomic segment:
- a CDS encoding 5-fold beta-flower protein, with translation MKKLYFLLLILTMTTGVVVNAWAQTSKDSTRKLVIDAKGGMHDHGGTKLGYIDKNDIVRNNKGQKLYFIDRDGNVISADGTKLGKAKKNGDYYNNDGEVVLQLKNADAERCEILDPKGHSQGYVHRNYKLHACAAHCYWLEQAKLKKEKADKAKTK, from the coding sequence ATGAAAAAACTGTATTTTCTATTATTGATATTAACAATGACCACGGGTGTTGTTGTTAATGCCTGGGCGCAAACTTCAAAAGACAGCACCAGGAAATTGGTCATCGATGCCAAGGGCGGGATGCACGATCACGGCGGCACCAAACTCGGCTATATCGACAAGAATGATATTGTCCGGAACAATAAGGGGCAAAAATTATATTTCATCGACAGAGACGGCAATGTGATCAGTGCAGACGGCACCAAACTGGGAAAGGCTAAAAAGAACGGCGATTATTATAATAACGATGGAGAAGTTGTCCTTCAGTTAAAAAATGCAGATGCAGAAAGATGTGAAATTTTAGATCCCAAGGGCCATAGCCAGGGCTATGTTCACCGGAATTATAAATTGCATGCCTGCGCGGCGCATTGCTACTGGTTGGAACAGGCAAAGCTAAAGAAAGAAAAAGCGGATAAAGCAAAGACAAAATAA
- a CDS encoding DUF3347 domain-containing protein, which yields MKNLIIIAAFVATTLTVLACNNANKSATATSADSTGMASATKKPAAEGRSATAVKGLLDNYLQLKNALAADNSNQAATAGKALAQGFTEFDQTALNAAQKKSFADIEGDAKEMAEHIGKSAGNLPHQREHFEMLSQDMVDLVKLLGAGQPLYVDHCPMYNHNKGANWLSETEAIKNPYLGAQMPTCGSIKEEIK from the coding sequence ATGAAAAATCTGATCATTATAGCTGCATTTGTGGCAACCACGTTAACCGTGCTGGCCTGCAATAATGCCAATAAATCTGCTACGGCCACTTCTGCTGATTCCACCGGGATGGCTTCCGCGACAAAAAAACCGGCCGCTGAAGGCCGCTCTGCAACAGCGGTAAAAGGTCTTTTGGATAATTACCTGCAATTAAAAAATGCGCTTGCCGCCGATAACAGCAACCAGGCGGCAACAGCCGGTAAAGCGCTTGCACAAGGCTTCACAGAATTTGATCAAACCGCTTTGAACGCAGCTCAAAAGAAATCTTTTGCTGACATCGAAGGTGATGCCAAAGAAATGGCTGAACATATTGGTAAAAGCGCTGGGAATTTACCCCATCAGCGGGAGCATTTCGAGATGCTGAGCCAGGATATGGTCGACCTGGTTAAACTACTTGGCGCCGGACAACCCTTGTACGTTGATCATTGCCCGATGTATAACCACAACAAAGGGGCTAACTGGCTGAGCGAAACCGAAGCGATCAAAAACCCATACCTGGGTGCTCAAATGCCGACCTGCGGTTCTATTAAAGAAGAAATCAAATAA
- a CDS encoding heme-binding domain-containing protein, translating into MKRLLKPLLGIGTLLLIALQFIPRDHNEAGNTAVNAIDRVYKIPANVSVILKRSCYDCHSDQTDYPWYARLQPVRLMMDRHVRNGKAELNFNTFGTYTARKQRSKLRAIGQSLEEGSMPLSSYTLLHRNAILSQTEKAQLMNWVKQTSDSL; encoded by the coding sequence ATGAAGCGCTTGCTAAAACCTTTGCTGGGTATCGGTACATTGCTGTTGATCGCCCTTCAGTTCATCCCGCGCGACCATAACGAGGCGGGTAACACGGCTGTCAATGCCATCGACCGGGTGTATAAGATCCCTGCGAATGTGAGCGTGATCCTGAAAAGATCTTGTTATGACTGCCACAGCGACCAAACCGATTACCCCTGGTATGCCCGACTGCAGCCGGTGAGGCTAATGATGGATCGTCATGTCAGGAACGGTAAGGCCGAACTGAACTTCAATACTTTCGGAACCTATACGGCACGAAAGCAACGAAGCAAACTGCGTGCGATCGGTCAAAGCCTGGAAGAGGGGTCGATGCCGCTGTCTTCCTACACGCTGCTGCACCGTAACGCGATACTTTCCCAAACGGAAAAGGCACAATTAATGAACTGGGTTAAACAAACGTCGGATAGCCTGTAG
- a CDS encoding DUF5676 family membrane protein, producing MNRLHVTKLGFAAGTTVAIIYSGCIIISLALGNEAVAKFFGSLAHSFDFTAIIRKAPITFSEAITGIIEWFIIAWLMGSCIAVIYNAALGRNK from the coding sequence ATGAATCGTTTGCATGTAACAAAGTTAGGATTTGCAGCCGGCACAACAGTTGCCATCATCTATTCCGGGTGCATTATCATATCGTTGGCGCTCGGTAACGAGGCTGTGGCCAAGTTTTTCGGCTCCCTCGCTCATAGTTTCGATTTTACTGCTATTATCAGAAAGGCACCTATTACTTTCTCTGAAGCAATAACTGGGATCATTGAGTGGTTCATTATCGCCTGGTTAATGGGCTCTTGCATAGCTGTAATTTACAACGCTGCCTTAGGCCGAAATAAATAA
- a CDS encoding DUF3347 domain-containing protein gives MKKILLMAALIATSITQQLFAQDVKPSPLTPLLTSYYSVKNALVASSSQDAAASSAEFGKLLSAVNMKSLPAADMNAFMSLQEKLALDARHIAESKDIAHQREHFADLSANFFKLAKAVKLTGQAVYYDYCPMKKSYWLSAEAPIKNPYYGSQMLTCGKVSETLNK, from the coding sequence ATGAAAAAAATACTTTTAATGGCCGCGCTGATCGCGACCTCAATTACCCAACAACTTTTCGCGCAGGATGTTAAACCAAGCCCGTTGACACCACTGCTGACCTCTTATTACAGCGTAAAAAACGCGCTTGTTGCTTCCAGCAGCCAGGATGCTGCGGCCAGTTCTGCCGAATTCGGCAAACTATTGAGCGCTGTGAACATGAAATCATTGCCTGCGGCTGATATGAATGCTTTTATGTCATTGCAGGAAAAATTGGCGCTCGATGCCAGGCATATCGCTGAAAGCAAGGATATCGCCCATCAAAGGGAGCATTTTGCCGATTTATCCGCTAACTTCTTTAAACTGGCCAAAGCGGTCAAACTGACCGGCCAGGCTGTTTATTATGACTACTGCCCGATGAAAAAGAGCTACTGGTTATCGGCAGAAGCGCCGATCAAAAACCCGTATTACGGCAGCCAGATGCTGACCTGCGGCAAGGTGAGCGAAACCCTGAATAAATAA
- a CDS encoding SHOCT domain-containing protein — protein sequence MMYYNGNFWGMHLIWWFVWMILLFWIFATPYDIPGQRKKKESPLDILQKRFASGEITTEEYQEKKKILENDSAKQK from the coding sequence ATGATGTACTACAACGGTAATTTTTGGGGAATGCACCTGATATGGTGGTTTGTTTGGATGATCCTCCTTTTTTGGATATTCGCAACGCCTTATGATATTCCCGGGCAGCGAAAGAAAAAAGAATCGCCGCTCGATATTTTGCAAAAGCGGTTTGCTTCAGGTGAGATCACAACGGAAGAATACCAGGAAAAGAAAAAGATCCTGGAAAATGATTCAGCAAAGCAAAAATAA
- a CDS encoding class I SAM-dependent methyltransferase yields the protein MNKKMSNTPTAPKFIPALSFNWLTPFYDRLLKLTMPEETIKTALISEIKVSTPSDILDFGCGSGTLTIMLKTAHPLANISGVDVDIDILNGAKERTSKTMADINLIRYNGERLPFKDASFDIVSCLVFHHIYSSQKSVILKEIYRILKSGGQLIIADFGRSASAWQRFKFNMIRILDGFESTAANAKGQLPGLINEAGFKKITISEHFKTFFGEVQIIMAYKKG from the coding sequence ATGAATAAAAAGATGAGCAATACACCAACCGCACCGAAATTTATTCCCGCCTTGAGCTTTAATTGGTTAACCCCGTTTTATGATCGTTTACTAAAGCTTACGATGCCGGAGGAAACCATCAAAACGGCTTTGATCAGTGAAATAAAAGTATCAACGCCGTCAGACATTCTCGACTTTGGTTGCGGTTCGGGTACGCTTACCATAATGCTGAAAACTGCCCATCCTTTAGCCAATATTTCGGGTGTTGACGTGGATATAGACATTCTCAACGGGGCTAAGGAGAGAACGAGCAAGACTATGGCCGATATTAACCTGATCAGGTATAACGGGGAAAGACTTCCATTTAAGGATGCTTCTTTTGACATCGTGTCCTGTCTCGTATTTCATCATATTTATAGTTCACAAAAATCAGTCATCCTAAAAGAAATCTATCGCATCTTAAAAAGCGGCGGGCAGCTGATCATAGCTGATTTTGGCCGTTCAGCATCTGCCTGGCAAAGGTTTAAATTTAACATGATCAGGATCCTTGACGGGTTTGAATCAACGGCAGCAAACGCCAAAGGGCAGCTTCCGGGGTTAATTAATGAGGCGGGTTTTAAAAAGATCACGATCAGTGAGCATTTTAAGACATTCTTTGGAGAGGTACAAATCATCATGGCTTATAAAAAGGGTTAA
- a CDS encoding copper-translocating P-type ATPase, with protein sequence MEHQHHTKTPATDHSKMDHSTMHHGSNPSMGMAGHDHSMMIADFKKRFFVVLALTLPIMLLSAMIQRFIGVDWQFAGSSYLLFALSTVVFFYGGWPFLTGWIGEIKAKNPGMMFLIGFAITVAYIYSVAIVFGLKGMDFFWELTTLIGIMLLGHWIEMKSIAGASKELELLVQLMPSDAHMVMADMIHDVKTDTLKENDIILVKPGEKVAADGIILEGESYLNESMLTGESKPVKKVKGDKVIAGSINGSGSFKVTVSHAAKDSYLSQVVKLVDDAQKSKSKTQLLADTAARWLTIIALCSGIATFLYWYLTGQPLAFAMERMVTVIVICCPHALGLAVPLVVAKSTALSAKNGLLIKNRNAFENSRKITTVVFDKTGTLTVGKFEVSKIISLDQALKENELLRLASALEQKSEHPIATGILQKVKDLAIKIPATENFNAITGKGVEATVEGKKILVVSPGYLKENKITIPEGFTADDTETVVFVIIDKKLAGYIALSDKIRPESAEAIKTLKQEKIKSILLTGDNSKVAASVSKTLGMDSFIAEVLPDQKLKEIKALQQKGEFVAMTGDGVNDAPALAQADIGIAVGSGSDIAAETAGIVLVNSNPKDIVGLILFGKATYRKMIQNLVWATGYNVVALPLAAGVLYNQGIVLSPAAGAVLMTVSTVVVAINAALLKVKN encoded by the coding sequence ATGGAACATCAACATCACACTAAAACGCCGGCAACGGATCACTCAAAAATGGACCATAGCACCATGCACCATGGCTCCAATCCCTCAATGGGTATGGCAGGGCATGATCATTCCATGATGATCGCCGACTTTAAGAAGCGGTTTTTTGTGGTACTGGCCCTAACTTTACCGATCATGCTGCTATCGGCAATGATACAGCGTTTCATTGGTGTTGACTGGCAATTTGCAGGTTCTTCCTATCTATTGTTTGCGCTGTCAACCGTGGTATTTTTTTATGGGGGCTGGCCTTTTTTAACGGGATGGATCGGGGAAATAAAAGCGAAGAACCCTGGTATGATGTTCCTGATCGGCTTCGCTATAACCGTTGCCTACATCTACAGCGTAGCCATCGTATTCGGGTTAAAGGGTATGGATTTCTTCTGGGAACTGACAACCCTGATCGGGATCATGTTATTAGGGCATTGGATCGAAATGAAATCTATTGCAGGGGCCTCAAAAGAACTGGAGCTATTGGTGCAATTGATGCCATCAGACGCCCACATGGTTATGGCTGATATGATTCATGATGTCAAGACGGACACATTAAAAGAAAATGATATCATCCTGGTAAAACCGGGCGAAAAGGTTGCTGCAGATGGGATCATACTGGAAGGGGAAAGTTATCTGAACGAAAGTATGCTAACCGGGGAGTCAAAACCGGTAAAGAAAGTAAAGGGGGACAAAGTGATCGCCGGCTCCATCAACGGAAGCGGCTCTTTTAAAGTTACGGTATCCCATGCCGCAAAAGATTCCTACCTCTCGCAGGTAGTGAAGCTGGTGGATGATGCACAAAAATCAAAATCAAAAACACAATTGCTGGCAGATACAGCCGCCAGGTGGTTAACCATTATTGCTTTGTGCAGTGGTATCGCCACATTTTTATATTGGTATTTGACGGGCCAGCCCTTAGCCTTCGCTATGGAAAGAATGGTTACCGTAATTGTGATCTGCTGCCCTCACGCTTTGGGTTTAGCTGTCCCTTTGGTAGTAGCCAAATCAACGGCCCTGTCTGCAAAGAATGGCTTACTGATCAAAAACAGGAACGCATTTGAGAATTCAAGAAAGATCACCACGGTTGTGTTTGATAAGACGGGCACACTAACTGTAGGAAAGTTTGAAGTTTCAAAAATAATTTCCCTCGATCAAGCGCTAAAAGAAAATGAGCTCCTTCGTTTAGCGTCCGCATTGGAACAAAAATCAGAACACCCGATCGCGACAGGCATCCTGCAAAAAGTAAAAGACCTGGCTATCAAAATACCGGCAACGGAAAATTTTAATGCCATTACAGGCAAAGGTGTGGAAGCAACGGTAGAAGGTAAAAAAATATTGGTGGTCAGCCCCGGCTATTTAAAAGAAAATAAGATAACCATTCCCGAGGGCTTTACCGCTGATGATACAGAAACCGTTGTATTTGTCATCATTGATAAAAAATTGGCCGGATACATTGCTTTGTCCGATAAAATACGGCCTGAATCGGCAGAGGCGATCAAAACTTTAAAACAAGAAAAGATTAAATCCATATTGCTTACCGGGGACAACAGTAAAGTAGCGGCAAGTGTAAGCAAGACTTTGGGCATGGATAGTTTTATCGCCGAAGTATTGCCTGATCAGAAATTGAAAGAAATAAAAGCATTACAGCAAAAGGGCGAATTCGTAGCGATGACCGGGGACGGCGTCAACGATGCGCCGGCATTGGCACAGGCCGATATCGGCATTGCCGTTGGGTCGGGCAGCGATATCGCCGCGGAAACCGCAGGCATCGTTCTGGTGAACAGCAATCCGAAAGATATCGTTGGTTTAATTTTATTCGGAAAAGCAACGTATCGCAAGATGATCCAGAACCTGGTTTGGGCAACAGGTTACAACGTCGTTGCCTTGCCATTGGCTGCCGGTGTGCTTTATAACCAGGGCATTGTATTAAGCCCTGCCGCAGGGGCTGTATTGATGACCGTCAGCACCGTTGTTGTTGCGATCAATGCCGCATTATTAAAGGTGAAAAATTAA
- a CDS encoding glycoside hydrolase family 130 protein, with amino-acid sequence MSAFKLRRLGTIMVPEPGNDMEIGGVLNPAAVRGPDGALYLFPRLVAKGNYSRIGIARVKFDKKGDPCGVDRLGIALEPEEDYEKRPGGGGCEDPRITFVETLGRYMMTYTAFSADGPRIALAQSTDLIRWERLGLAKFLPYKKIRFNGIDNKDACIFPMGVLSKHNHLSMAMLHRPLFPGTRPEDTMLKSINRRIGDHHECIWISYCHIKMDPAKPRHLARFESNQPLAIPSAPWESLKIGAGTPPVLTPLGWLILYHGVSDMRPTKDDAHELRYAAGLMILDKEHPERILYRSPSPVLSPDLPEEQVGVIANVVFPTGIDRRDDLGQPQRFDVYYGMADNRIGVARLDIPDRLPGKME; translated from the coding sequence ATGAGCGCATTTAAATTACGCCGCCTCGGCACAATAATGGTACCCGAACCGGGTAATGATATGGAGATCGGGGGCGTGCTCAATCCGGCCGCAGTACGCGGGCCTGACGGAGCACTTTATTTGTTCCCCCGCCTGGTGGCTAAGGGAAATTATTCCCGCATTGGGATCGCGCGGGTCAAGTTTGACAAAAAGGGCGACCCCTGTGGTGTTGACCGGTTGGGCATTGCCCTGGAGCCGGAAGAGGATTATGAAAAACGTCCCGGAGGCGGCGGTTGTGAGGATCCCCGTATAACCTTTGTCGAAACACTGGGGCGGTATATGATGACCTATACTGCTTTTTCGGCAGATGGCCCCCGTATTGCGCTGGCTCAATCAACAGACCTGATCCGCTGGGAACGTTTAGGCCTGGCGAAATTTTTACCGTATAAAAAAATTCGGTTTAACGGGATCGATAACAAGGACGCCTGTATTTTTCCAATGGGGGTGCTTAGCAAGCATAACCACCTCTCCATGGCTATGCTTCACAGACCACTTTTTCCCGGCACGAGGCCTGAAGATACAATGCTGAAATCTATTAACCGCAGAATAGGGGATCACCATGAATGCATCTGGATATCCTATTGCCATATCAAAATGGACCCGGCTAAACCCAGGCATTTAGCAAGGTTTGAGTCCAATCAGCCGCTGGCGATCCCATCGGCACCCTGGGAAAGTCTTAAAATCGGTGCGGGAACGCCGCCGGTGTTAACCCCACTGGGCTGGCTCATCTTATATCATGGCGTAAGCGATATGCGCCCCACCAAAGATGATGCCCATGAGCTGCGGTATGCTGCCGGGCTGATGATACTGGATAAAGAACATCCGGAAAGGATATTGTACAGGTCGCCGAGCCCTGTATTGTCTCCGGATCTACCTGAAGAACAGGTTGGGGTGATCGCCAACGTAGTATTCCCAACAGGAATAGACCGGCGCGACGACCTGGGACAACCGCAACGCTTTGATGTGTATTACGGTATGGCGGATAACCGCATCGGCGTTGCACGACTGGATATACCCGATAGATTGCCTGGGAAAATGGAATAA
- a CDS encoding MFS transporter, producing the protein MIDIKKYDKRKIILLCGVFLVMTGLGITLPVLPFYIEKLLLSGSISSDKVSLHVGLITGSFPLTQFLFSSYLGSLSDKIGRRPLILAGIAGFAVSTFLFSLGGSVMLLYASRLLAGIFTAGFVTASGAYIADLTSKEQRGKNMAVLSSIAGLGAVAGPLLGNLLKVNVKLNLFFGQLKLDKFSTPFVISSLLALVVFILYVILLPESHKVYPKAATQPIPKVKTLLIPNWKLLNRTFLSLLAFSFISQFALSMFEGTFALHSQRLFSFGPQQLSVVFIVCGSLMGFLQLGPVAWLIDKKGENSLLPFGFLFLGIGIFMLTTSRAMEWILIYVAFISTGMAILTPALASLITKNSEKGHGASLGIFSSVNSLGQVTGVVTGGVIMIWSNHIAYWSVAVVLLGSAYLVLPKNKLLVLKS; encoded by the coding sequence ATGATTGATATAAAAAAATATGATAAGCGAAAGATAATATTGCTGTGCGGCGTGTTCCTGGTAATGACGGGGCTGGGAATAACGCTTCCGGTGCTTCCGTTCTATATTGAAAAGTTGCTGCTGTCAGGCAGCATTTCATCTGATAAAGTTTCCCTCCACGTAGGGTTGATCACCGGGAGTTTTCCGCTTACCCAGTTTTTGTTCTCTTCTTACCTGGGTTCATTGTCTGATAAGATAGGTCGGCGGCCACTCATCCTGGCGGGCATAGCCGGTTTTGCTGTTTCCACTTTTCTTTTTTCGCTGGGAGGGAGCGTCATGTTACTTTATGCCTCCCGTTTATTAGCCGGAATTTTTACCGCCGGTTTTGTGACCGCATCAGGGGCTTACATTGCCGATTTGACTTCAAAAGAACAAAGAGGGAAAAATATGGCGGTGCTGAGCAGTATTGCCGGGCTCGGTGCGGTTGCGGGCCCTTTACTTGGAAATCTGTTAAAAGTTAATGTAAAGCTTAACCTTTTTTTCGGGCAGTTAAAACTTGATAAATTTTCTACTCCATTTGTTATTTCATCCTTGCTTGCATTAGTGGTTTTTATCCTTTACGTTATTTTGCTGCCGGAATCACACAAGGTTTACCCTAAAGCAGCAACGCAACCTATACCTAAAGTAAAGACACTGCTGATCCCGAACTGGAAATTACTAAATAGGACATTCCTATCGTTACTTGCTTTTTCCTTTATCAGTCAGTTCGCCTTATCCATGTTTGAAGGCACCTTCGCCTTACATTCCCAGCGCCTTTTTTCGTTCGGCCCGCAGCAATTGAGCGTGGTCTTTATCGTTTGTGGCTCACTGATGGGCTTTCTGCAGTTAGGTCCTGTTGCATGGTTAATCGATAAGAAAGGTGAAAACAGCTTGCTGCCTTTTGGCTTTCTATTTCTGGGCATTGGAATATTCATGCTCACTACTTCGCGGGCAATGGAATGGATTCTAATTTATGTCGCTTTCATTTCCACGGGGATGGCCATTTTGACGCCGGCCCTTGCCTCACTCATAACAAAAAATTCAGAAAAAGGGCATGGGGCATCCCTTGGAATATTTAGTTCTGTCAATAGTCTTGGGCAGGTCACTGGTGTAGTGACCGGGGGAGTAATTATGATTTGGTCAAATCATATTGCTTATTGGTCGGTCGCGGTCGTTCTACTGGGGTCTGCGTATTTGGTATTGCCAAAAAACAAGTTACTGGTCCTTAAATCATAA
- a CDS encoding multicopper oxidase domain-containing protein encodes MKKILIAVLILCLKQIAFAQSDMQTMADMKKQQPITYTCPMHPEIHATKPGNCPKCGMKLVKEKPKAVPKKAAVRNMPVKEKSMQMDDVPMSTNPATKAVSYTCPMHPEIHAAQPGNCPKCGMKLVKEQPNIKKMPDGMKMPVTDSTKQGVKMDDMDMPAGPAAKVHLEPIKTVAAKFPPRTVRYDLYIADTTVTYGGKPKRAIAVNGSIPMPTLTFTEGDTAEIYVHNKLKEETSLHWHGLFLPNRYDGVPNLTQMPIKPGATHLYRFPIKQHGTHWYHSHTGLQEQIGMYGAFIMNKREEWDIPTIPLVLSEWTNMSPKEVQRSLHAATDWFAIKKGTTQSYLEAIQSGHFKTKVDNEWKRMNAMDVSDVYYDQFLINGKNQREQPQFKAGDKVRLRIANAGASSYFWLKYAGGKMTVVATDGNDVVPVEVDRLIVAVSETYDVVVTLPENKSYEFLVTPEDRTRSASLWLGTGDKVYAGKMPKLKYFAGMKMMNDMMDMNGNMVEMDGMKMQNQTMDMNTVMYPEITGEEKPAKKEQKVMPAVQEPTDKSMSGMNMATANADLVTLNYSMLRDPNKTTLSNGPWKELKFDLTGNMNRYVWTLDNKTVSESDKILIKKGENLRIILYNNSMMRHPMHLHGHDFRVLNGQGENAPMKNVIDIMPMERDTIEFAANEPGGDWFFHCHILYHMMSGMGRIFSYSDSPPNPDVPDPEFAQRSLFWDDQMPHLMGKVGLESNGTDGQLMLGSTRWKATTMWHLGTDAMMGYESETTFGRYIGRNQWLFPYVGFDYHYKKFNPDEKNIFGSDYKNLFGQVSNKENRHTVVAGLAYTLPMLFVADMRIDANGKLRFQLGREDIPLTQRLRFNIMINTDKEYAAGLRYIVTKYFSFSTHYDSDMGAGAGLTITY; translated from the coding sequence ATGAAGAAAATACTGATTGCGGTGCTGATACTTTGCCTGAAGCAGATAGCTTTTGCGCAGAGCGACATGCAAACCATGGCGGATATGAAAAAACAGCAGCCAATTACCTATACCTGCCCCATGCATCCGGAGATACACGCTACCAAACCGGGCAATTGCCCTAAATGTGGTATGAAGCTGGTTAAAGAAAAGCCAAAGGCAGTTCCTAAAAAAGCTGCCGTCCGGAACATGCCCGTGAAGGAAAAAAGCATGCAGATGGATGATGTGCCAATGAGTACAAATCCGGCGACGAAGGCCGTAAGTTATACCTGCCCGATGCACCCTGAGATCCATGCAGCCCAACCCGGGAATTGTCCTAAATGCGGCATGAAACTGGTCAAAGAGCAGCCAAATATCAAGAAAATGCCGGACGGTATGAAGATGCCGGTGACGGACAGCACGAAACAGGGCGTAAAAATGGATGATATGGATATGCCAGCAGGCCCGGCAGCGAAGGTCCACTTGGAACCTATTAAAACTGTCGCAGCTAAATTTCCTCCGCGTACCGTGCGTTACGACCTGTATATTGCCGACACGACGGTGACCTACGGCGGAAAACCGAAAAGGGCCATCGCGGTCAATGGTAGTATCCCTATGCCCACACTTACATTTACCGAAGGCGATACAGCAGAGATCTATGTACACAACAAACTCAAAGAAGAGACTTCCCTGCACTGGCATGGGCTGTTCCTGCCCAACCGTTATGACGGCGTTCCGAACCTGACGCAAATGCCTATCAAGCCAGGCGCAACACATCTTTACAGGTTCCCGATCAAACAACATGGCACACACTGGTATCACAGCCATACCGGCTTACAGGAACAAATCGGCATGTACGGCGCTTTTATCATGAACAAACGGGAGGAATGGGATATCCCCACCATTCCGCTCGTTTTAAGTGAATGGACCAATATGAGCCCCAAAGAGGTACAGCGCAGCCTGCATGCAGCCACGGATTGGTTCGCTATTAAAAAGGGTACAACCCAAAGTTACCTGGAGGCCATCCAAAGCGGTCATTTTAAAACTAAGGTAGACAATGAATGGAAGCGAATGAATGCGATGGATGTCAGCGATGTTTACTATGATCAGTTCCTGATCAACGGGAAAAACCAGCGTGAGCAACCGCAATTTAAGGCGGGTGATAAGGTAAGACTGCGTATCGCCAACGCCGGCGCATCCTCCTATTTTTGGCTCAAGTATGCGGGCGGTAAAATGACCGTGGTCGCGACCGATGGCAATGATGTGGTACCCGTCGAAGTCGACCGGCTGATCGTGGCCGTTTCGGAAACTTACGATGTGGTGGTGACGCTGCCCGAGAATAAGAGTTATGAGTTCCTGGTGACACCTGAGGACCGGACCCGGTCCGCATCACTTTGGCTGGGTACGGGTGATAAGGTTTATGCCGGCAAGATGCCGAAGCTGAAGTATTTCGCCGGGATGAAAATGATGAATGACATGATGGACATGAATGGCAATATGGTTGAAATGGACGGCATGAAAATGCAGAACCAGACCATGGATATGAATACCGTGATGTACCCGGAGATAACCGGTGAAGAAAAACCCGCCAAAAAGGAACAGAAAGTTATGCCGGCCGTGCAGGAACCGACTGATAAAAGTATGTCAGGCATGAATATGGCTACGGCCAATGCAGACCTGGTCACCCTTAATTACAGCATGCTGCGCGACCCGAATAAGACAACACTGTCAAACGGGCCCTGGAAAGAGCTGAAGTTCGACCTGACGGGCAATATGAACCGTTACGTTTGGACGCTGGATAACAAAACCGTTTCCGAGTCTGATAAGATCCTGATCAAAAAAGGGGAAAACTTGCGGATCATTTTATATAATAATAGTATGATGCGGCACCCGATGCACTTGCACGGGCATGACTTCCGGGTGCTGAACGGGCAGGGTGAGAACGCCCCGATGAAGAATGTGATCGATATTATGCCCATGGAAAGGGACACCATTGAATTTGCGGCTAACGAACCGGGGGGCGACTGGTTCTTTCATTGCCATATCCTTTACCATATGATGAGCGGAATGGGCCGCATATTCAGTTACAGTGACTCCCCGCCTAACCCGGATGTTCCCGATCCGGAATTTGCACAGCGCAGTTTATTCTGGGACGACCAGATGCCTCACCTGATGGGAAAGGTCGGTTTGGAAAGCAATGGCACAGACGGGCAGTTGATGCTGGGCAGTACCCGCTGGAAAGCAACTACCATGTGGCACCTGGGTACGGATGCCATGATGGGGTACGAAAGCGAAACGACGTTCGGCCGATATATAGGCAGGAACCAATGGCTGTTCCCTTACGTGGGCTTTGACTATCATTACAAAAAATTCAATCCTGATGAAAAGAATATTTTTGGCAGCGATTACAAAAACCTCTTCGGGCAGGTTAGCAACAAAGAAAACCGTCATACAGTGGTTGCGGGCCTGGCCTATACGCTGCCGATGTTATTTGTAGCTGATATGCGCATTGACGCGAACGGTAAATTGCGCTTTCAGTTAGGCCGCGAAGACATCCCCCTGACGCAACGCCTTCGCTTTAACATTATGATCAATACCGATAAGGAATATGCTGCCGGGCTGCGGTATATTGTAACTAAGTATTTCTCCTTTTCAACGCATTACGATAGTGATATGGGAGCAGGCGCCGGTTTAACAATCACCTATTAA